The Deferribacterota bacterium genome includes the window TGTTTCCATCTGCTGCAAAAGTTGTGGTTTTGAGAAAAAAGCATATGGGCTACCCAATATAAGACCAGATAGTGTAGAAGTTACTTGCAATCCAATTGCACAAGCCCAAATCTTAAATGATGAAAAAACTAATTTAAATATTATTGTAGGTCTTTGTGTGGGGCATGACATACTATTTACAAAATACTCTAAAGCCCCTGTAACAACCTTTATAGCAAAGGATAGGGTTCTAGGTCATAATACAGCTGCTAGTTTATACTCAAGCTATTACAAACGAAAACTCTTATGATTTTTTTTCACACACCATAAGCCTTATAACAACTTCTACAAACATTTGGTAGGGGATATTTTTTTAGCATATTTTCATATTTTTTGCCGTATTCACCTAAGGCAGCCATAGTCAACTCCATAGGTAAAATCCTTTCTGAAGCAATAATACGATTATTAAAAGAATCTCTAAATTCTTTATAAGCCTTGCTTTCCCATATATCAGAAAGCTCATCACTATCAATATTGCCAAAGGATAGTTTTTTTATCTCCTCATATTTATCACAAAATATCCGTTTAATATTTCCTTTTACTGGCAAATTTAGATAAACACATGGGCTAACATCGCCATTGACAGTAATAAAGATAGTATCAATGGGGCTTGCTTCACACATAGGTTGCTCACTCATTTTTATAGGGAATATTTTTAACGTTATACCTAGTTTTCTTGAGACAACCTTTGCTTTGTCTAAATAACCCTGATAACTAGTATTTACTTTACTACAGTCAAATAATTTTAATTCATCTTGAATAGACGTTGGAGTATAATCAAGGTTTGTTGCAACTAATTCTTTAATATTAAACTTCTTCATTAAAGTTAATACTTCTGGTAATTCAGAAATATTATCTTTTGTCATCATATAAGAGAATTTTATTTGGGGATATTTTAAATTATTTTTCTTTTTGGCTGCTATAAGGCAGCTAATGTTATTTAACATATCACTTAATTTTCCTCCTCTAACCAAGGAATGAGTATGATCACTTGAGCCTCCCAATGAAAAAGCTAATATATCAATATTACTTTTCAAAAGCTCAACTATCATATTGTTATCCAATAACAGACCATTAGTGGTTAAACTTACAATACTGCCTGCCCTTTTTGCAATATTAACCATTTCAATTATATCTTTATGTAGCAAGGGCTCCCCCCACCCCTGCAGATGCACATGCTTTGTCACCGAAAAATAATCTGACAATTTCTTATAAAGAGCAAGTGGCATATCCTCTTCAACCCATTGAACAGCTTGATCACTCCTTGGGCATATCCTACATTTTAACTGACACCTTGTAGTAGGCTCAACCTGCAAACAAAAAAACTTATATTTTCTTTTCCTCTTTAAATATCTGTTTAACACCTAATATACCCTAATAGATCTATTATTCACACAACATATAGTTAGACATAAATTAACTGTTATATATATTTATATATAACATATTTTTAGAAGTTGATCTACAATACTTTTAGGAAAAGCTGAAGAATCTCCAAGAGACTTCAAATTATAAAACCAGCTTTCAATGAGTATTTTAGTAGACTTGTTGCAGCTGCTAAGGCTATATCCATTGGCTATAGTGAAATTACTCTTATATCAAAAGCTACAGGTATTTCTCACATAGCTATGATCAAGGCTGCAAAAAAAAATCAATGAATTAAGATGAGGCGACTTAAAATCTCAAACTATCTGCAGAAAAAATGTGACAGAAAAAAGTCACAGAATAGTTATAACAATATTCGAAGACATATAGGGTCCTCATAAAATACTTTTTTCAAAGGTTAATAAACAAGGGTTAATTTCTTGACACCCACTCAAAAACTAAATACAATAATTTTAAATGCTTTAAAAGAGACAGCTTAAATGTTACTAAATTATTTGATAGGTATAATTAATATTTGAAACTTTTATCAATTCTTCCTGATTAAAAAGGAACTTAAAAAATGGAAAAAAAAGAGATACTGGAAAAAGCTTTTGACAATGCAAAGAAACATGAGCTTGAAAGTGGGGGATGTGCACAATGCTGTCTTGCAGGTATTTTTGAAGCCCTTGGGGTTGAGGACGATGGTGTTTTTATGACGGCCACCGGCTTCGCCGATGGCATCGGTCTTACAGGAAATGGCCACTGCGGAGCGCTTTCAGGGGGCGTCATGGCAATAGGCTACTTCTTTGGAAGGCCTAAGAAAATGTTTAGTGACATGAAAAAACAGATCAAGGCATGTATACTTTCAAAAAAACTACATGATGCTTTCGTGGAAAAATACGGCACATGCCGCTGCAAAGACCTACAGGAAAAACTGGTCGGTAGGTTTTTCAATTTATACAACCCTAAAGAGATTGCGGCTGCACTTGAGGCAGGCATGCCTGAAAAATGCTCTAGCATTGTCGGTGAAACAGCTAGAATGACCGTACACATAATACTAGAAGAGCAGGACCGTGAGGCTAATATAGGCTAATATAAAATGTGTGGCAATTAGTAGGTATTATTACTTTTTTCCTCTTTAGTCTAAATTTTAATATTGTGATCAATAGTCTAAAGAATATTTAAAGCTCCAGAAATTCTGGCCGTCTATTGCATGCCTTTAGGCCTTCCTCTATTAGTTCAAGCACCGCCTGTTTTTCTTCTGGAAATTTGTAGCCCTCATAATCGTGTGAAAAAAGGAGTCCACCCCCAGGACGTTTCCAGTAGTTTCCAACGTGGTCAAAGCACACCCTACTTGTTACATTTAGGGATTCTATAGTAAGCTTTAGTTCATGTAGTTGTTCACTGGGCGAGAGCATAACAAAACTGCCAATCTGCCAGGCTTTATACATCAGGCTTCCTGGCAGGGGATAAAAAGGCCGGCAGCGGATGTAGTGGGGATTGATTTCGTTTAAAACCCTAGCT containing:
- a CDS encoding radical SAM protein, coding for MLNRYLKRKRKYKFFCLQVEPTTRCQLKCRICPRSDQAVQWVEEDMPLALYKKLSDYFSVTKHVHLQGWGEPLLHKDIIEMVNIAKRAGSIVSLTTNGLLLDNNMIVELLKSNIDILAFSLGGSSDHTHSLVRGGKLSDMLNNISCLIAAKKKNNLKYPQIKFSYMMTKDNISELPEVLTLMKKFNIKELVATNLDYTPTSIQDELKLFDCSKVNTSYQGYLDKAKVVSRKLGITLKIFPIKMSEQPMCEASPIDTIFITVNGDVSPCVYLNLPVKGNIKRIFCDKYEEIKKLSFGNIDSDELSDIWESKAYKEFRDSFNNRIIASERILPMELTMAALGEYGKKYENMLKKYPLPNVCRSCYKAYGV
- a CDS encoding C-GCAxxG-C-C family protein — translated: MEKKEILEKAFDNAKKHELESGGCAQCCLAGIFEALGVEDDGVFMTATGFADGIGLTGNGHCGALSGGVMAIGYFFGRPKKMFSDMKKQIKACILSKKLHDAFVEKYGTCRCKDLQEKLVGRFFNLYNPKEIAAALEAGMPEKCSSIVGETARMTVHIILEEQDREANIG